The DNA window CGCCCAGCCAGACCATGCGGGCCGTGACCGAGGTCGTGCGCGGCTTCGAGATGCCAGGGTCGACGATCGAGAACTTCGGCCGCAAGGCCATGCAGATCGCGCTCGCCGGGATCTACGACCTGCGCATCCACCACGACGACGTCCTCAACCCCGTGCTGCGGGCCTGGAAGATCTGGGACATCGAGGGGCTGGACGCCGACGGCGAGGCCGCCCGCGAGGAGCTCGCGGCGCTCATGGCCAAGACCGACAAGAGCGCGAGCCGGTTCGAGGACAAGCGCGAGATGCTGCGCGCCCGCATGGAGCAGCAGGACAAGCCGGCCGACCCGCTGCCGCCGCGCGTGACGATGGACCTGCCCAAGGACGCGGCCGAGGCCGCGGGGGTCGAGCCCACCACCTGAGGCCCGGCACGACGGCGCTCCCGGCACCGCAGCGGGGCCGGGTGAGCGCCGTCGGCCTCGGCCCGGCCGTCCAGCAGGCACCATGGAGGCGATGAGCGTCTTCGGCTTCCCCCTCCGCGTCAGCCCCTGGATCTTCGTCGTGCTGTTCGCGCTGGGTCAGGGCGCCGGCGCGGCCGCCCTGATCGCCTTCGTGGTCGGTGGCGTCGCCGCGATCGCCGTGCACGAGCTGGGGCACGCCGTCGCGGCCCGTGCGGCCGGCGCCCGCGACGTCCGCATCGAGCTGCTCGCGTTCGGCGGCCTGACGACGTTCGCGCCCGCCCCGGACAGCCGGCTGCAGCGCATCTGGATCGCTGTCGCGGGTCCGCTGACCGGCTTGGTGCTCGGGCTGCCCCTCCTGGCGCTCCGGTTCGGCGCGGATCTCGAGCCCGGCACGACGACGAGCTCGGTGATCAACGCGCTGCTCGTCGTCACCATCGGCTGGGCCGTGCTCAACCTGCTCCCGGTCCTGCCGTTCGACGGGGGCCACGTCCTCGTCTCCGTGCTGCCCGGCCGCGAGGAGGCCCGCACGCGGGTGGCGGCGGCGCTGTCGGTCGTCATCGCCGGTGCGGCGGCGTGGTTCTTCTGGAACCGGGACGCCACCTGGTCGGCGGCCGTCTTCGGCTTCCTGGCCGCGACCAACCTGATCACTCTCGTGGCGAGCGGGCGCAACCCGCAGGCTCAGCAGTCCCGGTCGTACGACGTGCTGCGCGCCGTCGTCGCCGGCCGGCTCGACGAGGCGCGCGCAGCTGTGGGCGAGGGGCGGGTCGACCCGGTGGCCGCCGCGCTCGTGCAGGTGGCGGAGGGCGGCGGCCAGCCGGCCGCCGAGCGCCTCGAGCGCGCCGCCGGCACCCGGCCCGACCCGCTGGCCCGGTCCGCCCTGGTCGTCCTGGCCGTCACCCGGCGCGACTGGGACGGGGTCGGGCGGCTCGGGGCGGAGGGCGGCGTGCCGGCAGACGTCCTGGCCTGGGCGGTCACCGTCGCCGCGCGCAGCGGCGTCCCCGCGGCGGGCGCCCGTGCCGGGCAGGCCGCGCTCGCCGGGACGCCCGCCCCGGCGCTCGCCCACGCCACCGCGCGGGCCTGGGCGCTGGCGGGCGAGCCCAGCCGGGCGTTCGACGCCGTCGTGTACGCCGTCGCGCTCGGGTGGGACGACCTGGCCGCGCTCGACGTCGACCCCGCCCTCGGGCCGGTGCGGGCGCTGCCCGCCTGGCCGGGGTGGCGGCAGGGGGTCGGCGCCGCGGCCGTACACCAGGGCTGAGGCGCGGCTCGCGCGCGGCCCCTGCGCGGACCCCCACCCCGCCGGCGCCCGTCGCGCCCCG is part of the Motilibacter aurantiacus genome and encodes:
- a CDS encoding metalloprotease; this translates as MSVFGFPLRVSPWIFVVLFALGQGAGAAALIAFVVGGVAAIAVHELGHAVAARAAGARDVRIELLAFGGLTTFAPAPDSRLQRIWIAVAGPLTGLVLGLPLLALRFGADLEPGTTTSSVINALLVVTIGWAVLNLLPVLPFDGGHVLVSVLPGREEARTRVAAALSVVIAGAAAWFFWNRDATWSAAVFGFLAATNLITLVASGRNPQAQQSRSYDVLRAVVAGRLDEARAAVGEGRVDPVAAALVQVAEGGGQPAAERLERAAGTRPDPLARSALVVLAVTRRDWDGVGRLGAEGGVPADVLAWAVTVAARSGVPAAGARAGQAALAGTPAPALAHATARAWALAGEPSRAFDAVVYAVALGWDDLAALDVDPALGPVRALPAWPGWRQGVGAAAVHQG